The nucleotide sequence TGGTAAGGTGGAATTAAAACCACAACAGGTAGGATTGGTTGGGTATGTTAAATCATCACACCGATACAGTCCGCCATCTGTATACATGATTCATTCTCCTTCTAACTATTATCCTGATCCTATTTACACCGACACAACAGTCAATCTCCTTCCCGGAGAGTTACAGCCAATATGGGTTACTGTTCCAATTCCTGCTGATTGTGAAGCTGGAATATATACCGGAAAAGTTTTGGTGTCGGGTATGGCCGATGGCAGAAAGGTCTCTTACGACAAACCTTTTACTATCAAAGTATATCCTGTTACAGTAAAGAAGCCTTCATTATGGGTTACAAACTGGATGAACTTCAGTCCTACCGCATTGGCTTACATGAACAATATGGAGAATGTGGAAACTTTCAGCGACTTATACTGGAATTTTGTTCAACAATTTGCAACCACGGTTTCTAAATACGGACAAAACATGCATCGTATATTTCCTCTTTGGCTGACTAAATATTCGTTGGATGAAAAAGGACAATACACTTTTGACTTCTCTAATTTTGATAAAGAAGTGAGTATGTTCGATAAGGCCGGAGCATTGGATAGAATAGAGGGAGGAGCTTTTGGATGGCGTGCCGGAGAGTGGGATGAACCTTATTCTGTAGAAGTGCCCGTATTAGATCCCCAAAAACTGGAGAAGCGTTCGGCCGGTAGTAATTACCTGAAAGATCTTGATTATAACCACGGACTTGATTTAGTATTGTTACCTCTTGCTGATAAACGCAGCCAGAATTTCTACGGACAGTATCTGCCTGCTTTAAAGAAACATTTGCAAGAAAAGGGATGGTATGATAGATATGTGCAACATATCGGAGACGAGCCCATCGATGCCAATGCTGACTCTTATATTGCTATCAGTAAATACATAAAGCAATACATGCCGGAAGTGAAAACGATAGACGCACTGATGGCTTCCAAAAAATTAACTGGAAGTGTGGATATCTGGATTCCGCTGCTTGATATATTTGAAAAAGACTATGATTTCTTCATGGATCTGCAGAAAAAAGGCAAAGAGGTATGGATGTATACCTGTGCGCCGCTTCGGGGAGATTATGCGAACCGGTATGTTGAGCTTCCTTTAATTCTTACCCGTTATATGCATTGGGTAAACTATAAGTATAATGCAACCGGATATCTTCACTGGGGTTTGAATTTCTGGTCGGAATATCAAATGCCAATTGTTGAGTCGGGCAGACACAGAGGTGAAATACCCGGAGGCGATGCTTTTATCTTATACCCGGGCTATCATAAATTGTATAGTTCAATCCGGTTCGAAGCCATGCGCGATGGTATCTTCGACTATGAGTTACTTCGGATGCTGGAAAAAATAGATCCGGAAAAAGCGAAGACCTTCGCCAATGAAATAGTTCCTGACTTTGATCGCTACGACGAAGACATAGTCTATTTTAGAAATACCAGAAAACAAATACTAGAACTGTTGTCTCAAAAATAAGAGGCTTAATCTAAGATTATATTCGGGTTAATACGGAGCAGATTGCGAAACCATCGGTTCTATATTAACCTGAATGATTTTTCTAATGTAAATAGTAAATTAATAATACGTTCTATAAGTTATCTGTACATGAAAAAAACTATTCTATTTCTTTTGTTTATCCAATTAGTCGGAATAAATGCTTCTTACGCCACGATTGATGAATGTTATGCCAAACTGGTTTCAGATACGTTATCCATTGGGAACAATCTGATACAGCGAACATTTTTGTGGAATAATGGAAACCTGATTACATTAAATATCATTGATAAAGTAAACAATCAGGATTGGGTTAACCAAAATAAAATTCCCGATTTCTTTATTCCTCAATCAGATAATACATCGCAAAAAGGTAGTTGGAAGTCTGAAATAGTTGAATCTCCCATATCTCCCCAATATAGAGAAGTTGTTGTGGAATATATGGTTGATCAGCTACAAGTTAAAAGAGTATACCGGGTATATCCCGACTGTCCGGCAATTGCTGTAGATACTTATCTGAAGGGATCCGCAACAGGTAGCTGGATAGTAGAAAATTCAAATAGTATAGTGTCGAGGAATGTTTTATCACAACAAAACAATATCCCCGTCATCGATCAGATCTCTTTGGATGGAAAGCATTGGTCGGTCAATGCTATTGAGTTTCTGGATGCTTCTGATAACTATAATACGTTAGTACAGCCTTATCAGGGATTATCTTATAATGAAAACACTTATAGGGGAAATTTACTCTTTTTTCAAAATAAGGAAATTGATAAAGGTTTATTCATATTAAAAGAAGCTCCGTGTTCGAATAATCAACTGGCATACCCCGGAGCAGATTATATTACAAACTTTGGCTCATTAAAACAAATAGGCTTAGGAATTGTTTCCTCCGATTTACAAACTGATGAATGGATAAAAACATATAGTTCGGTTACCGGGGTATATGCAGGAGACGAAATACAACAATTGACTGCGTTGCGTAAGTATCAAAAAAATGTGAGAAGCTTACAACCCGATCGGGATGATATGATTGTTATGAACACATGGGGAGACAGAGGAGAAATAAGCCGGATTACAGAGTCTTTTTGCCTGGAACAAATGAAAGCATGTGCTAATTTAGGAATTTCACATTTTCAGATTGACTGGGGATGGCAACAAGGCAGAAGTGAGAACCGGACGAATGGCAGAGATGTTTGGAAACCTAATGAAAAAATATTTCCTGAAGGATTTTCTTCCCTTGTAAAAAAAGGAAAAGAATTGGGCGTGGAATTATGTCTTTATCTGGTACCTAGTCTTAAATATGATAATGAAGCCTGGGAAGAAGATGCGGATGCACTGATTAATTTATATAAAAATTATGGTATTCGGATATTTAAAATAGACGGGCAAAAAATTCCTTCTAAGATTGCGGAAATACGAACCCAAAAGATGTATGACAAGGTCCTGAAAGAAACAAATAATGAGGTCGTGTTTAATTTGGATATTACGGCGGGACCAAGAGGCGGCTACTTCTTCTTTAATCAGTATGGCAACTTATTTGTTGAGAACAGATATACAGATTGGGGTAACTATTATCCGTATTGGACTTTGAGAAATCTTTGGATGCTCTCAAAATATGTCCCGGCTGAACGGCTGCAGGTAGAGTTTCTTAATAAATGGAGGAATCAAAACAACTATGGAAATGATCCTTTTGCACCATCTACCTATTCTTTAGATTACTTGTTTGCCATTACAATGGCTGCACAGCCGTTAGCCTTCTTTGATGCAGGCGCATTACCCCAAAAAGCGTTTGATCAGGAAGGTTTAATTAAGCGGTATAGAACAATTCAGCACGATTTTCATAATGGGATTATTCTGCCTATCGGGGATGAACCCTCAGGGAAATCATGGACAGGATTTCAATCTATGAAAAAAGGTGAAGGGTATCTGTTAATCTTCAGAGAACTAAATTCAGAATCGTCTGTACAACTAAAAACCTACTTAGAATCGGGGGCGTCCGTTGAACTTACACCCTTGTTTGGAGATGGAAAAAAGTCAAAGCAACGGGTTTTAAAATCAGGGATGATATCAGTATCCTTGCCTAAAAAGAATAGTTATGTAATGTATAAATACAAAACAAATAAGTAAAAAAAACATTTTTATAAATAAAACAGACAAATCTATAAATAGTAAAAAAACAAACTGGCTGGATTTAATATTAATACAATAACTTTGCGGGCAGAAAAACACAAAAATAGTTCTATATATGGAAAAAAGACAAGCAGTATTTCTGGCCGGAGTTACAGCCCTTGCGGCAACAGCCTCCTCTTGCCAGGCAAAACAAAAAGCAGCAGATGACAAACCATTGAATATTGTCTTTATTATGACAGACGATCATTCGCTGCAAACGATAAGTGCTTACGACAAACGCTTTATCCAAACACCAAACATCGATCGTATTGCCAACGAAGGGGTTCTTTTCGCAAACAGTTTCGTAGCCAACTCTATCAGCGGTCCAAGCCGGGCATGTATGCTTACAGGTAAACACAGTCACAAAAACGGATTTATCGATAACAACCATAAATTCGACGGAGCACAGCAAACTTTCCCCAAGTTACTGAAAGCAGCTGGTTACCAGACTGCCGTAGTTGGAAAATGGCATCTCACTTCCAATCCAACCGGGTTCGATTACTGGAATATTCTTGTCGGACAAGGAGATTATTATAATCCCTTTTTTATTGATAATGGAGTGAAAAAGCAAATAGAAGGATATGCTACAAACATCACCACCGATATCGCACTGGACTGGCTTAGCAACAAACGTGACAAAAGTAAACCGTTCTGTCTGCTTCTTCATCATAAGGCGCCGCACCGGACATGGATGCCAGACACTTGCGATTTAGGAATCTATGACAACAAGACTTTCCCTCTGCCAGCAAACTTTTACGACAACTACGAAGGGCGTACCGCAGCTGCACAGCAGGAAATGAGCATTATAAACGACATGGACGAGGTGTACGACCTGAAAATGGCCGACAAAGAAAATGAAGTCCGAACGAATAGTGCCGACCTCGAAAGTGCGGGTCGTAGAATGTACAACCGAATGAACCCAGATCAGAAAGCAGCTTGGGACAAATATTACGATTCTATTATCAAGGATTTCAAAGAAAAGAATCGGACAGGCAAAGAGCTGGCTGAATGGAAATATCAACGATACATGCACGACTACCTGAGCGTGATTCACTCGGTAGACCGCAACATTGGGGTTGTTTTAAAATACCTGGAAGACAACAATCTGCTTGAAAACACACTGATTGTCTACACGTCAGATCAGGGATTCTATATGGGTGAACACGGTTGGTTCGACAAACGTTTCATGTACGAAGAGTCTTTCCGCACACCTCTGTTTATGCGCCTGCCCGGAGGTAAAAAAGGAACTGTAAAACAGCTGGTTCAAAATATAGACTACGCTCCTACCTTCCTTGAACTTGCAGGTGTGAAAATTCCGGAAGATATTCAAGGACAATCGCTTCTCCCACTGCTTAAAGGAAAAAATCCTGCCGACTGGAGAAAATCTCTTTACTATCACTTTTATGAATATCCGGGCGAACACGCTGTGAAACGTCATTACGGGGTACGAAACGAGCGTTACAAACTCATTCATTTCTACAACGACATCGATGTATGGGAACTCTACGACCTGAAAGAAGATCCAAGCGAAATGAAAAATCTTTACGGAAAAACAGGATACGAAAAAATAACGTCTAAGCTCAAAGAGGATCTTATAAAATTGCAAACGCAGTATGACGATTCAATCGAGAGTCAGCTTTCTAAATAAACTACACAACACAAGGCCGCTTCCCCTCTATGGGGCAGGCGGCCTTTTTACTTTACCTTTCGCTGCTTTATCACACTGCCCATCTGCAAAAACACAGAAAAGACAATCAACGAAAGTCCGGCATAAAAAGCAAGATTAAGGTCTTTTGCCTCACCAAAAATAATCATCGCCAAAATAATACTATACACTGGTTCCAGATTATAACTTAAGTTCATGGTAAATGCCGAGATACTCTTCAGCGCCTGTATCTGCAAAATATTCATACATATCGTACAGAAAAAGGCAAACAGCAACAGATAAATAAAATCGAGCGCATTGGGAATGAGATACTCCTGAGGTGAGAAGTAAAGAAATAAGGGAAGCACGCAACTCAGAAAAGTCACCCCTCCGATCATCTCATAAAGCAAAATAGAAGAAGAAGGAGCCATACTCCCCACCTTTTTATTGCTAATGGTATATAACGCAGCGAGTGCCGAAGAAACAACGCCCAACATTATTCCGTAACGATACCTCATATCAAACTGAAAAATAAGTAAAATGCCAAGCACAGCCACCACACTGTAAAGCAGTTCCCGGAAAGAAATCTTCCGGCGTCCAAACAAGGGTTCAAAGATGGCAGAAAAGAATCCTGTTACCGAAAAGCAGACTACCCCGATTGAAACATTGGACGCCTTAATACTTCCAAAAAAGAACAACCAGTGAAGAGCGAGCAAAAGTCCCACACCAGCCATCTTCAGAAAATCACGGAAAGAAACTTTCCTCAACTTCTTTCCAATCAACAAAATCAGCAATAAAATCAGCGAAGTAAGTAACATCCGGTACCATACCAACACCCCTTCACTTAGCGAAATCAACTTCCCCAGAATACCGGTAAAGCCGGCGAGCAAAATTGAAAGATGTAGTTTTATAAAAGCCTCCCTCATACACACACATTTGATTGCAAATGTAAGAAAAAGAAGTAGATATTACTTCGTTTAACACAAACCAGATCAGGGAATCTGAAAGCTGGAGACCCCTTCGCAGAGCGTCCTTTCAACTCCTTTCCAAACAAAAAGTCCTGAAGTACCTGCCGGCAATTCAATCCGGGCAGACAAACTCCCCTTTTTATCCACCTTATAGGACACCGAAATGCTGCCAGCCGGATGAGGCATTGTACCAGACACTTCTTTCAGAGAACCAAGCGAAGGTGCAATCCGAATCTTTTTAAAGCCCGGAGCATCACTGTCAATACCCAGCAGGATTCTGTAAAACTCAATATTAGGACTGGCTCCCCATGCATGACAGTCAGAACGCGACGGTTCAGGCATCTCTGCCCAGGTTGTCAGTCCCAAAGCCATCTGATCTCTCCAAATCTGAAGATTATCGAGCAACTGATCAC is from uncultured Macellibacteroides sp. and encodes:
- a CDS encoding glycoside hydrolase domain-containing protein → MKKLIYCLLITPFLFGCSQKKEPSAYLYHVDALDKVLKERGVLRDDADTIRVARGESASIQVVVKAIEGIDQLTADVSEITNGKVELKPQQVGLVGYVKSSHRYSPPSVYMIHSPSNYYPDPIYTDTTVNLLPGELQPIWVTVPIPADCEAGIYTGKVLVSGMADGRKVSYDKPFTIKVYPVTVKKPSLWVTNWMNFSPTALAYMNNMENVETFSDLYWNFVQQFATTVSKYGQNMHRIFPLWLTKYSLDEKGQYTFDFSNFDKEVSMFDKAGALDRIEGGAFGWRAGEWDEPYSVEVPVLDPQKLEKRSAGSNYLKDLDYNHGLDLVLLPLADKRSQNFYGQYLPALKKHLQEKGWYDRYVQHIGDEPIDANADSYIAISKYIKQYMPEVKTIDALMASKKLTGSVDIWIPLLDIFEKDYDFFMDLQKKGKEVWMYTCAPLRGDYANRYVELPLILTRYMHWVNYKYNATGYLHWGLNFWSEYQMPIVESGRHRGEIPGGDAFILYPGYHKLYSSIRFEAMRDGIFDYELLRMLEKIDPEKAKTFANEIVPDFDRYDEDIVYFRNTRKQILELLSQK
- a CDS encoding alpha-galactosidase, whose product is MKKTILFLLFIQLVGINASYATIDECYAKLVSDTLSIGNNLIQRTFLWNNGNLITLNIIDKVNNQDWVNQNKIPDFFIPQSDNTSQKGSWKSEIVESPISPQYREVVVEYMVDQLQVKRVYRVYPDCPAIAVDTYLKGSATGSWIVENSNSIVSRNVLSQQNNIPVIDQISLDGKHWSVNAIEFLDASDNYNTLVQPYQGLSYNENTYRGNLLFFQNKEIDKGLFILKEAPCSNNQLAYPGADYITNFGSLKQIGLGIVSSDLQTDEWIKTYSSVTGVYAGDEIQQLTALRKYQKNVRSLQPDRDDMIVMNTWGDRGEISRITESFCLEQMKACANLGISHFQIDWGWQQGRSENRTNGRDVWKPNEKIFPEGFSSLVKKGKELGVELCLYLVPSLKYDNEAWEEDADALINLYKNYGIRIFKIDGQKIPSKIAEIRTQKMYDKVLKETNNEVVFNLDITAGPRGGYFFFNQYGNLFVENRYTDWGNYYPYWTLRNLWMLSKYVPAERLQVEFLNKWRNQNNYGNDPFAPSTYSLDYLFAITMAAQPLAFFDAGALPQKAFDQEGLIKRYRTIQHDFHNGIILPIGDEPSGKSWTGFQSMKKGEGYLLIFRELNSESSVQLKTYLESGASVELTPLFGDGKKSKQRVLKSGMISVSLPKKNSYVMYKYKTNK
- a CDS encoding sulfatase; this translates as MEKRQAVFLAGVTALAATASSCQAKQKAADDKPLNIVFIMTDDHSLQTISAYDKRFIQTPNIDRIANEGVLFANSFVANSISGPSRACMLTGKHSHKNGFIDNNHKFDGAQQTFPKLLKAAGYQTAVVGKWHLTSNPTGFDYWNILVGQGDYYNPFFIDNGVKKQIEGYATNITTDIALDWLSNKRDKSKPFCLLLHHKAPHRTWMPDTCDLGIYDNKTFPLPANFYDNYEGRTAAAQQEMSIINDMDEVYDLKMADKENEVRTNSADLESAGRRMYNRMNPDQKAAWDKYYDSIIKDFKEKNRTGKELAEWKYQRYMHDYLSVIHSVDRNIGVVLKYLEDNNLLENTLIVYTSDQGFYMGEHGWFDKRFMYEESFRTPLFMRLPGGKKGTVKQLVQNIDYAPTFLELAGVKIPEDIQGQSLLPLLKGKNPADWRKSLYYHFYEYPGEHAVKRHYGVRNERYKLIHFYNDIDVWELYDLKEDPSEMKNLYGKTGYEKITSKLKEDLIKLQTQYDDSIESQLSK
- a CDS encoding DMT family transporter, which codes for MREAFIKLHLSILLAGFTGILGKLISLSEGVLVWYRMLLTSLILLLILLIGKKLRKVSFRDFLKMAGVGLLLALHWLFFFGSIKASNVSIGVVCFSVTGFFSAIFEPLFGRRKISFRELLYSVVAVLGILLIFQFDMRYRYGIMLGVVSSALAALYTISNKKVGSMAPSSSILLYEMIGGVTFLSCVLPLFLYFSPQEYLIPNALDFIYLLLFAFFCTICMNILQIQALKSISAFTMNLSYNLEPVYSIILAMIIFGEAKDLNLAFYAGLSLIVFSVFLQMGSVIKQRKVK